Below is a window of Arabidopsis thaliana chromosome 2, partial sequence DNA.
GAATAGACATGAAGCCACTCATGTCAGATTTTGCATGATGAAATGATTGATATATATGGTAAATTGTGAGTTAAgtacatatatgtaaatgaGTAATTAAAAGGGTTCTTGTATGATAAGTAtgaaaacatattatattaaaaaaatattgatgtaTGTATCTATATAGATAAAGGCTGACCTGATTTCTGGATAAACCAGTCTGTCGTGCTAAGAGGTGCTTATCAGCATCGCTTGGGTACCTGAGAAAGAGACCAGAAAATGACTTCACAATCTTTAGAACCCtaaaccaataatttttttcttttctctttttttgaatatagaTAGAGAGGAAAAACACAATCAAGTAGATGCAAGAAAAGGTACAAACTTTCTCCTTACAAGGGCGTGAGAATCTAAgggacaaaagaaaaagctgaTTTCAGAATAGaagcattttattttatttttgtatcttaacttatttttcatcataaagcaaaatatttatctgtacaactcttctcttctttacttcactaacaacaaaatagtaaaattcTGCAGACATTAAATAGAGAAAGTACTGATGAATAATGACAGAAGAAATTGCTTTTTTCAgcttttagattttttttttcctctttttgatTTCTGTCTTTCTTAAGGGACAATATACCAATGAAACTGTACCACTGACAAATCTGagacttatttttttgtagttatGTTAATGGCATTGTTACTTCTTTTGATAATAGTATGTGGAATGAATTAAagcaaattaaagaaaaaaaaactataaaggAAAGGTTAGGCAGAGACAGAGAAACCCTTAGGATGCTATTATGATCCCAAAGCATAAAAGTTTGCGATCTCACTCTGCAAACTTCTTTTGTtgcattaattatttaaaccCTTTAATTTGCCATGCAATATAACctacattaatataaatataaacatacaGTTTTCATGAAAGTCTCCTAGTCAATGAATTGTTACCCTTGTTATTTTGGAGTACTCTTAGCTGACCATTCTTATGGGTGgtatgaaaaggaaaaaatatttgatatttaaatttttattagtagtaataaacataaaataatcaaactcaGTGAAGAAACGGAACttcattttacaaaaattattttggttttctaaaaAAGCCAGCagcttttaattttgattgaaatagaaatatatcttCCCGCATAACAAAagagttataaaaaaaaaaatttttttgtcactttCATAACTTAAGTTTAATAAACGTATATTAGTTAAAGTCTTGGTATCAATGCATTATGGTAGTCTACATTTTATAATGTATAGTCAACATTCAAGAAGATTAGTATTATCGAAGAATAAGAGTAGGTAAGTATTATTAAGGGATTAGAAAATGGACTTACGGATTAAGAAAATGCTCGAATAGCCAAGCTCTAAGGATATTAACGGAGCGTTCAGGCAAACCACGTTGCGGTCTCCATGCCTCTTGCTCCATCATACCCATATGATGAAACGCTCGTTGCTGACGCAAACTCTGCTCTAGCAAACGCAATCGCGGCGTTTCCCCTTTGGTTAACCCCGAGGATGCAGCCCCTGCCGCCTCTTTATCCCCTAGAAGCTCACAGCTGCGTTTAAGCTGAACCGCTACCGCGTCTTTCAAACACCGGAAATGCCTAGACATTGCCTTTTGAGCTAATGTCGTGTACGGAACCGCCGCGCCGTAACCCATTACTTGGTCGAATGAGTTCACTACCATTTGCATTTGTTCGCAGTAGTGGTTGTACCGTCGGTCCAcctacaaattaaattttaaataaatgaacTATACATAGAtgagttcttgttttttttttattagctCAATTTCtaagataaaatataaacctCAAGTGATTAGTTCGTTTAGATACTTCAATGTGTTATCTTCTCTTGCTAACAATTTATGCTATCTTGGAACATATACTAAATTCTTGAAAGAAGATAATGTCaactacaaaataaattgtaagATAAATAATGAAGTAACTTCAAGGACTAGTTTTGGTTACGTAGTGAAGGTGGCTAGCTTATATGGAGAAGGAAActctaatttaaaatttatggttGTGAAGACTAAATCACttaatcaatcatatattaatttcttatgttaaatttgattaagCGATGCCACCAAACGCGTGACACAAAATATGcattaatatatcaaattagaCCATATAACACCATATAATGATATTAgttagaaaaattatataagtGATAGTAGGATTGCGTAATCAGGCTTTACCAACTAGAGCATGTGTCGTGCTCTTGTACCAGTCGGTCATTCtctatacatttatttttttaagaaaataacatatatagagtttaTGAAAATATTGGTCGATTTagaattaattatataagaagaaaaaaatcacgaagaaaaataaaattttgtagcGATTGATATGAAATTGGTTGTTTGATCAATTCAATCATTAGAACGGTTCATTAAAAGTTTgatagaaaattaattagtttggttagagaaaaaatattgagTGAAAACGTTACCTCTTCAAGCATAGATAGTAGCttgacttttcttctttgatgttcAATCCGATCAGCCGGAGACAAAGGAGGACTATCATTAGCTGTTCCGGCCGATGACGAGGACCCtccgcctcctcctccaccggtAGTATTAGGGTTTGAGTTGTTCCTACTaagtttgttcttcttgaaaTGTCCTCTTCCAACACTACAAAACTCTTCCAACAACTCTTGAGCCGGTTTCGTATATTTCGAATTCCTCAACGTGTAGATCCCTCCAATGGATGAAGAAGCCGCCAtgggagatgatgatgatgaaccaaAATGTCCAACAActtgatggtgatgatgttgagaagaagaattctcaagaagaagattcttgaACTGAttgaattgatgatgatgagcgGATGcgttagaagaagaagaagttccaTCAACGGCTGCACAATAAATGCTTCTATATTCCTCGGCTTTAGCTGCGGCTAATGAAgatgagagagataaagaCAAACCCTTTCCTCCTTCCACGTGGACGGTTCCGATCATATCTCGGTTTTGATGATGAtcggaggaggaagatggcCATGTaaagtgttgttgttgctgcggCTGCATAGTGTTTTCGTCGGTGAAAGCAAAAccttgatgatgatttggtaATAACATATGAAGAGTTgagttattgttgttgttgtgacgGTTTTGTTGCTCTAGCAACTGTTTAGTAGACTGATCAAGAATCTCTCCACCGGAACCGCCGCCACCTCCGCCAGGGTAAGCAAACATTTCAGACAACATTCCGGCGGTTTCATAAACCGGAATTTGAGCACCGGAGACGACGGCGGATTCATCTACTTCCTCTTGATGAGTGGTTGATGATGATCGGTGGAATCCATTAGAGAAGGAAAAGATTccttggtgatgatgataatcttGTGACATAGAAGAAGTTGTAGTAGCTAAACCCATATCTTGTTATTCATTATATCTTTTTTCCAAAGCTCTTGGATCCTGTAAGGATTCAGACATACACAGAGAATCTTATAtaacacatacaaaaaaaaaatacaagaaaaagaaagagagagagagagagaggagtcAACTAGGTATTATACAGTTTTTCTCCAATCTCTTTCTTGTAACTCTTTTAAGGTTCTCACTTTCAGCTTCGGTCATCATCTACATATATggtatagagagagagagagagagagagaggaagtaCCTTGGAGTTGCAGAGAATTAAAGAAATGATTGATGATGAGCTTATAGCTATCGTTTTCTTCTATACCTCTCTCTCtagctttctttttcttgagtactctttttattttatatttctctgTTAGTGAGAGTTTTTATTCAGCAAAttctgcaaaaccaaaaacttataaaaaaatctctcccaaagagaaaggaagagagagggaagagagaagaagaggtcGCTGTTCTTTCTTCATCGCCTCCCTTTTTAACCCACCAatcttctttaatatttttttgttattaaaatcttgatttatcatttttttataatgaagtatttttataaacatcttctttttaattttaatcgGCAAAGGTTTCTTCATATCAATAACGATGAGGaggaaagacaaaaaaaaactatacacaTCCTGAAATTACGAAAttatccttgtttttttttcttgtcttttttttttgtcaacgttattatttatttataagagaaaaaaaaactttttatcacGGAAATGTCGGCTGATATCAACATTTTAAAGGAGTTAATTTGGAAACTAATTTATGAAAGCAAACTAAAAAGAATAGGAAGATAAGGTGAGTCCAAAGGTCATATCTCAATGAACCAAACCACCACCATAAATACTTCCACATATTTTTGTGCTtcaatatattcttatttcgagccaaaataaaataaaataaaatattcttatttgACAAATTAAATACTTATATAATATTCCTATGATGCTCTctaattttattctttaatatTGTGTGTATTTGTTGTTTAGGGGAGACCTATGTCATTTTAGACTACTTTTTCATGTATGTACATTTATTCAATTAACTAATCATACGATATATCAAAAATCGatcaaattataatatgaaacaaatgaaatacataaaaatcGATCAAATTATAATTACATTTTGGTAACATATGTGGctaaatcaattattttaaatttctttgcAGAAACCGCTATATTACATCTATCATCACGAaatcgtaaaaaaaaaagcattagAGATTACCTCAAGCTTGATATGATAAAGCAAAAATCTAGCTGCAAATCGAGGTTGTTTCATTTTGTGTTAATTGATTAGGAAATATCTCATTCTGTGTTAAACGATACTCtcaactttcaaaatattattttatatctatattaattaataaaactttatCACTCAAAgattattgaaatttttttaaaattgctTTTTAGATTacccattttaaaaaatatccctttaacaataatatttttaaaaataccattgttttaaaaaaaaccttgATGTTATGACAACATGCCTGATGACTAAACCTccaaatcatctttacaaaatatttactaaaatcCAAAGATTAATCCTCTGCACGATTTCACGGTCGGCCGATAGCCTTTCACCATCATCGATGTTTGTAATATGTAAACCATCCACACACAACTAATGCATGGAAAAAACGAAATTTTATGGTTCTGTAGTTTCACAACTACACCTTCAGCTATCTCTTTTTCTAAACCTAtacttataaaattaatttcagCCATACATTATAATGACGTTGTATAGATACAAACACaattattttctgttaaaattAACGTATCATTAGTCATTACATTATCCTAggtatattaaatattaaaaaaaaaaaaatttccaaaatcgATTTGACGTGCGTATCCATCCCACAAACAGTTAGAGAGACATGTTGGATATATGCTATGTAGGTTATAAATCCACAATAGGATAAATACTAATGGAAGGCTTGAAAGCAAAAGTGAAAAGCCcacttgtatatatatctatggAGACTTATGTTGGAATCTATCATGCCAGAATCAGATACCAAATCGAAAATTGTGTAGCAcgcaaatttttgtttgaactaTTTACTTAATCTAAATTAATGCAAGTGATTTctcaataaatattattttttgctaACGGataatttagaatatttttgttgCCTATAAGAAATTGGACTATTTCCTAAATTCAAAACTGTTTGGTTATTTCTACCAATTCAGCTACTTCATAATTGAAACTTCGTGCTATTTTTGCCTCTCCCCAccttatatatatcaacataATTTAAGTGACCCCAACAACGCTtaccaaattatttattgttttgaaaacaCATTTGTTTGTGTGAGAAAATATGTGTAAGTTATTTTTACATTTCCTATATGAATCGTGATTCATGGGCAGCCAAGTAAATGATTAATATTTCATCGaactaaatcaaaatttaagtttgtaaataatcaaaattagaaatatttcTCAAGCCACTTTTTTATTTGCACAACTTTCTCCAGCCacctaaaatcttattttcatAGCTCACGTCCTTGAAATAgcagaaaattaaaacagaaaacaaagaaagaagttaCATTAAAATTCTCCAAATAtacttttatgattttaattttcacatattttttttctaactgcAAATGGGATTGACAGTTGACAGCCCAACCTTCTTCACTCCTACCAGTATCTTTCTATTTTCgatttattttctatgtttgaaaactaaaatttgttttccgaaaaaaatagtttttggtCGGGTGAATCTCTCACGTGAATCCCACCCCTTAACTCACACGTATGCACAACCATCGATCACGTGTGGAACCTCCTTTTTCACACGTATGGTGTGTCCTTTATCCTCCTTTACGCATTTAATAGATAGGTAACTCAAAACATGTAATGGATCCTTTGGTTTTAGTCTCTTCAATGGTGGTTGCAAAATCTTCCAAATATCTCTTTGTAACTTCATCAACACGTTACTCTCCTCTCGTCCTCACATTCATTGATTCTTCAATACTGGATACAACAATGTCGATGAATCATTAACAAAGCACTAAAAAATAAACGTCGATACAAAATTTGTGAGttgaaaatcttatatataggTTGTAAAGGCGTATTGTAAATaactttcttaaattttttatatgtagaACTAAGATAATCTTCAACTCATCTCCATTTTCATCTTCACAATAGAGTTTGGAGTAAGATTTCTCCAACCCATCTCCATTTCCAATTCCAAATATAGATCTCCATTTTTTTCAGATTAagagaatattattttttaatttagactAAAATTTAGAGATTTCCTtaatttttctccaaaatagcaaatttttcataaatttttagACTACGCGCTACAAAAAGTGGTATGTTCTAGCAATTTGTAGCTAAATATATTGGCTACTTAAATGGTATGAAAAAATAGAACACGGTGGAAATTTAACTTCTTATACAATTAGTTAAAGTTTAGTGaagaaacattatatatagtaccttttagttttctaatcAAAACGACTCTAACAGAATAATGTATTGCTCATTCAAAAGCGTTATATGAATTGTAAGgaatttattagttattatatcatttcaaattccaaaataCTCTGGATCTAATACGTTTGTTCTGCTCGTTTCATTTATTTCATGATAATTTCACTTAGCTtgttctattttcttcttttcaagttCTTTCGGTTCTACAGTTCTACTACAataattttaatccaaataaTCGGTATTTTTCTAACTTAAGCTATATATTTGATATGGACTAGGATCCTTAAATTAAATGTTACTGAATGGGGATATTCTATTTTGTAGTATagtagataaaaaaaaattagttgaaatgacaatatatgaaaatagaGTCACTTGTTCACGTACGTATGGTTGTTTATATAGACATACAAATACTTACACGTCTCGTAGATCATTAAAAGCTCTTTAACATGCCATGTGTATCCTAATATAGAAACTTTCAAGTTCACCAAGACAAAGGCAATAAATGATTAAACTACAAATACgtaattatcatattaataaTAGTCCATTCATTAGTACTTGTGTTCATCATccaaactcttctttttctcatcatcCAATCTAATAAAgcatcttgtttctttgttaaacTAATTAACCTTTcaaatttatctatatatactgTAACACACTTGATCGTTGGAGATATTTTAAGAGAGAGGCTCAATCaatattccaaaaatattttaaaaatcttgtGAGAATAGTGTAGAATATCAATTCGAGTATCATGccaagaaataaataaattagaaccaataatcaaataaactatttatgGCGTAGATAACTtcaaatgacaaaaacaatGTAATGGGAAAaccataaatgtttttttcacttGTGATTGAAATAAATAGTGTGATATCATGTAAAATAACGTATTATCAGATTAAATGATAGTATGATATTTGTCAAAAACATGCAAAAAAATTCATctttggaaaaaaacatacaagaTAAATGAACCAACTATTTACGATTTTTTATTAGTCGTTTCtgcaaataaaagaataatagAATTTGACTGTATACTTGTATAGTGCATGCTCTTTATTGTATAGTTATATAGATggtcattgttttgtttcgtttaTCAATTTCATTCAAGAATACAGAAAATTACTTCTAATAAGATCACCATCCTAATATCTGACTAGAGTCAAATGATCATTtgttgagatttgtttttttgtgacaTTGGTTTTTTGAAATGGTGATgttaaaaataacaagaaaacaggcgACTTTCAACCGAAAAAACCATCAAATTTCTTCGACGAATAATGAAACCGTCAAAATGTCATCGGAAATTCGTAAAAGATTCCGTTTCGaatatctttgatttcttaagGTGAAACTCATCATATGCATTGTTTCGGGAATCGGTAGGTATTTCTCATTGATTATTATATACAGGTACTACATACTTGAATcattttatgaatatatatgcGGTGATAAAATCACTTAAAGCAAACtaacattgattttaaattaatgGGTGAGTGATACTAATATTATACCACGAACACAAAAGGACTAACGAAAATGGATGCGATGGTCCCTTCTTATTCCACTTTTTGTCCATTCGGTGTCAATCAAATTGTTCCTTTctcctttatttatttttctgatctCTTATTTTTAGCTCTTTGATAGATACttcggaaaacaaaattgtctAATTTTCTGTCTTTGCTGTGTTTTTGtgatatattgtttttaatggaGGCGATAtgggtttttttcttattaaatattgatatacaaaatcttttttgtttaaaattttctagCTTTGGTGTTagatgcttttgttttgttttattcccGCCTTTTAAGTACACTCATTTTTGCAACTTAAGAGTGCTTTGTATAGTGGAGTGACCACAAACTCACTACATGTCTTCGGTTTGCGCATTTGTTTGTGTAtcaatatgaatattttattacttatatatatgaaattgtgcatggaaagtttcaaaatctaGGCATGACatgcttttatatatttctttactAATATATTCTTGTATTTGTCCTTTCAAGACATGGAATAGCTTTACTTTAGACCATTCTAGGTTAAAGTTTATAGATTTTGATCCTTAAATCTTAgtcaagaatcatatataacTTGTTTGCATAAAATTAAACACCACTGCGACATCTATATAACTAATCATTGTACGTTTCTTACAATATATTGTGTTTCAAGTTGactattatttataaatttgttataaTTATGTCTCTGtcaatatttaaaatagatGGTTCAAAGGTATAGCTAATACGAAAGGGTccatatacataaaaatgtGCAATTTTGACTTTGAATATATCAGATCCAAACTGGTTAATTCAGGCCTTTCAACATCCTTAAGAGTTAGGACTTAGGACCATGCATGACATAGGAAAGAGATATGCAATGAGCAGgtaaaaaaaccttaaaattgGGCTGTCACATAATCagtaaattattatataattatgcaATGTGAAGTGTTTACATTTTAGTTAAGTAAAATTATACCAGGAGAGTTGGTATTTTTATGTAGATGATACGTAAATattatgttaaaataaaataatagatttGAAAGAATAAACTGTATCATATGCtgatatcataaatttatgaaattaaaatgACACTTAAAGATGTTAATTAAGCTCTAATATGAATAAGATGTCTTTGTCATTAAAATAATACactttcaatttaaaaaacataattttggaatcattacaaatatttaaaaccacaaaatattgttaatttttgaatCAATGTTAAAATCCTAAGTATTTGCAACGACAGAAAATGGATATATCTCCCATGTTGAAGATTAACTAGTactctaaattatttttgtgagAACTACATCCATTTTTTTGTCACTGCAAATCTTATTACGATTAGAGATATGGAACTAAAAAGCATTCACCTCCACAACTCAACAATATATTCATCTAAAACGTTTTTTATTTCAAcacattttgtttaaaatgacTAATATACActtattatgtatataattttaaatatttattattgaaagaaaataattatacatatttaatagaattataaaaaaaacaaaaaaaaacgccGTGTGTTTTATGTAATGTGTTATATGTGGATGAGTCGATGCTTGGTCATATCTATCAAACAAATAGTGGTCCTatgaaacacaaaacacaaactcaCTTTAATAGGGTCCACGTGGCAAAGCCAGGCAAAGGATGGTCATGGCCACGTGGGATTTGTGGTCCATGTCGGAATCAACGTGTCTTAAAGTGCCACGTGTATCGACTACCCAAACGTGACAGCCTGTTCTTCTATCCTCACCAAAGCCTCGAACTTCAAGTTTCTTTCATTGTCTAATTTTTCCCTCATTTTATGTATTTCATTATCTGGAAAATGAAGTAATGAGAAGATATTATCTTTTATCATAAAATGAGGAcaagatattttgaaaataatttttagcttagtttttggtcaaaattaattaaaaaaaaaatgtaaataagcgatatatttttgatttttaacgTAATctcatttaaaataataatttctaaTTGGTATGAATACGTTCTAAAATAACATTCTCATAATTCATGTTGTATagaaactaaatatttaacaGCCTTGACCAATCTACATTTTTTGTGACCAACTCCAACACAACATAACATAAGcttctaaaatctaaaaatctttaatgacatttgtatatataaaaaaaaaaaaaaaaaaaaacaaagggtCTAACTAGTTCTAAATGGGCCTTGGGCCCAAACAATAGTGGGCCTTAAACTTAGTACGACGATTCTTCCCAGTTCTGCGTAGCCGCCAAGATCTTAGACAAAGACATAACATTTTCATCCATCGATGGACGATTCAAATGATCTTTCTTTAAACAATCCACCACTAATCTCTCAACAAAACTTGTTAATCCTTCAGGTAACAATCTTCCATGAATCAAAATCTCATCAATAGCTTTACCTTCATCgatctctttcttcaattcaGAAGCTTCTTTACCAGTAACAATCTCCAACAAGACAACTCCAAAAGCATAGACATCAAGCTTAGTTGAAACTAAACCATGTTCCAAATACTCCGGAGCTAAGTACCCTCTTGTTCCTTCCACGTGCTTGGTCAACACGAAATCTTCAGTCGTTGATCTTGCTGAACCTAAACTACCAATCTTTGCTCGAAACTCGAGGTCGAGGAACACATTGTTGCTGTTCAAATCTCTGTGAACGTATGGAGGATCAGCGAAGTTGTGTAGATAGTTTAGCCCTGTTGCTATATCCAAAGCGATTTGTAGTTTTTGTGTCAAGCTTAGTAACGATTTCGTCGTGTGGATCCATTCACTTAAGCTTCCGTTTGAAGCGTGTTCGTAGACTAAGTACCAATCTCCTTCATGGAAACAGAATCCAGAGAGACGGATGATGTTAAGATGGTTTAGTTTAGACAATAAGTTGACTTCCTCCGATGCGTTTCCTTCGATTTTCTTGATCATTGCGCCATCGCCGTTGATTTTTCCGATGTACCCTGATCCTCCAATCGAGCTAGACGATGTGAAATCGCTTGTAGCTGATTGCAGCTCGtgaaatttgtaaacttttaagGATTCTACCACCATACCTGACAAACCATCTAGCGGATCGAATTCTTGATCAGACATCGGTGGTTTCTTGCCCATGAAGCTATCGAGGTTTCCCGTTTCCTCTTGCGTTTGcgttttcgttttcttcttagACAGGCAAAATATGGCTGCACCGATCACACTCAAAACCAATGCTCCTCCTAGTACTCCGGCAAGAGCATAGACccatgttttcttcttcgatttcctACCATCCGGCGAcaatggaggaggagaaaccgattgtggaggaggaggaggaggaggaggaatgAGAGAGTTAGTATTTGCAGGAGGATTCACCAAAGGGATCAGGATTGTTGTGAAAGGGAAAACTTCAGAATTCTCAAAAGACATTTCGTTAGCTTTTAAAGTCTTGCTCGTCTCAACCCCGAATCTATCGCTGATGATCGCGATAGTGTCTTCAAA
It encodes the following:
- the BLH4 gene encoding BEL1-like homeodomain 4 produces the protein MGLATTTSSMSQDYHHHQGIFSFSNGFHRSSSTTHQEEVDESAVVSGAQIPVYETAGMLSEMFAYPGGGGGGSGGEILDQSTKQLLEQQNRHNNNNNSTLHMLLPNHHQGFAFTDENTMQPQQQQHFTWPSSSSDHHQNRDMIGTVHVEGGKGLSLSLSSSLAAAKAEEYRSIYCAAVDGTSSSSNASAHHHQFNQFKNLLLENSSSQHHHHQVVGHFGSSSSSPMAASSSIGGIYTLRNSKYTKPAQELLEEFCSVGRGHFKKNKLSRNNSNPNTTGGGGGGGSSSSAGTANDSPPLSPADRIEHQRRKVKLLSMLEEVDRRYNHYCEQMQMVVNSFDQVMGYGAAVPYTTLAQKAMSRHFRCLKDAVAVQLKRSCELLGDKEAAGAASSGLTKGETPRLRLLEQSLRQQRAFHHMGMMEQEAWRPQRGLPERSVNILRAWLFEHFLNPFSRPCKEKVCTFSCIYLIVFFLSIYIQKKRKEKNYWFRVLKIVKSFSGLFLRYPSDADKHLLARQTGLSRNQVSNWFINARVRLWKPMVEEMYQQEAKEREEAEEENENQQQQRRQQQTNNNDTKPNNNENNFTVITAQTPTTMTSTHHENDSSFLSSVAAASHGGSDAFTVATCQQDVSDFHVDGDGVNVIRFGTKQTGDVSLTLGLRHSGNIPDKNTSFSVRDFGDF
- the BLH4 gene encoding BEL1-like homeodomain 4 (BEL1-like homeodomain 4 (BLH4); FUNCTIONS IN: DNA binding, sequence-specific DNA binding transcription factor activity; INVOLVED IN: leaf morphogenesis; LOCATED IN: nucleus; EXPRESSED IN: 24 plant structures; EXPRESSED DURING: 12 growth stages; CONTAINS InterPro DOMAIN/s: Homeobox (InterPro:IPR001356), Homeodomain-like (InterPro:IPR009057), Homeobox KN domain (InterPro:IPR008422), POX (InterPro:IPR006563), Homeodomain-related (InterPro:IPR012287); BEST Arabidopsis thaliana protein match is: BEL1-like homeodomain 2 (TAIR:AT4G36870.2); Has 35333 Blast hits to 34131 proteins in 2444 species: Archae - 798; Bacteria - 22429; Metazoa - 974; Fungi - 991; Plants - 531; Viruses - 0; Other Eukaryotes - 9610 (source: NCBI BLink).) translates to MGLATTTSSMSQDYHHHQGIFSFSNGFHRSSSTTHQEEVDESAVVSGAQIPVYETAGMLSEMFAYPGGGGGGSGGEILDQSTKQLLEQQNRHNNNNNSTLHMLLPNHHQGFAFTDENTMQPQQQQHFTWPSSSSDHHQNRDMIGTVHVEGGKGLSLSLSSSLAAAKAEEYRSIYCAAVDGTSSSSNASAHHHQFNQFKNLLLENSSSQHHHHQVVGHFGSSSSSPMAASSSIGGIYTLRNSKYTKPAQELLEEFCSVGRGHFKKNKLSRNNSNPNTTGGGGGGGSSSSAGTANDSPPLSPADRIEHQRRKVKLLSMLEEVDRRYNHYCEQMQMVVNSFDQVMGYGAAVPYTTLAQKAMSRHFRCLKDAVAVQLKRSCELLGDKEAAGAASSGLTKGETPRLRLLEQSLRQQRAFHHMGMMEQEAWRPQRGLPERSVNILRAWLFEHFLNPYPSDADKHLLARQTGLSRNQVSNWFINARVRLWKPMVEEMYQQEAKEREEAEEENENQQQQRRQQQTNNNDTKPNNNENNFTVITAQTPTTMTSTHHENDSSFLSSVAAASHGGSDAFTVATCQQDVSDFHVDGDGVNVIRFGTKQTGDVSLTLGLRHSGNIPDKNTSFSVRDFGDF